The Streptomyces sp. NBC_00224 genome has a window encoding:
- a CDS encoding M20/M25/M40 family metallo-hydrolase yields MELETRVDGLMDGLRADLERLAAIPSIAFPGFPPEPVQQAHDLVAELLRDAGVPHIERLDLPGTAPVVYGQIPAPTPDAPTVLLYGHYDVQPPGDQALWLSPPFEPTPVEGGLRARGIADDKSNVIAHLGMLRVYGGRPPVGIKIVIEGQEEYGSAFDTYPPVDPERFACDAMVIADLGNLRPGTPTLTTGLRGAAEVTVEVRTLDEPRHSGEFGGAAPDALLALLKVLATLHDVHGDVAVEGLRRDPWTGTTYTEEEFRSLAGVREGLPLIGSGSLGERLWSGPAITVIGLDAPAVEHAASAVVPYARAKLNLRFHPLQDPREALGKLVDHLRALRPFGIPLTVTPGDTGPGYEAATGGPAYRAALTALKEAWGTEASYVATGGSIPLVNGLARAAPGAEVLLFGAQDSMCNLHAPNERVLFSELRNTVIAMAAFVREYAEDFPGRDARGRKGAGQ; encoded by the coding sequence ATGGAGCTGGAAACCCGAGTCGACGGCCTCATGGACGGGCTCCGTGCCGATCTGGAACGGCTGGCGGCGATTCCCTCGATCGCCTTCCCGGGCTTTCCGCCCGAACCCGTCCAGCAGGCGCACGACCTGGTGGCGGAGCTGCTCCGCGACGCCGGAGTGCCCCACATCGAGCGGCTCGACCTCCCCGGCACCGCCCCGGTGGTCTACGGGCAGATCCCGGCCCCCACCCCGGACGCGCCCACCGTCCTGCTCTACGGCCACTACGACGTCCAGCCTCCCGGCGACCAGGCTCTGTGGCTCTCCCCGCCCTTCGAGCCGACCCCCGTCGAAGGCGGTCTGCGTGCCCGGGGCATCGCGGACGACAAGTCCAACGTCATCGCCCACCTCGGCATGCTGCGGGTGTACGGAGGGCGGCCGCCCGTCGGCATCAAGATCGTGATCGAGGGCCAGGAGGAGTACGGGAGCGCCTTCGACACCTATCCGCCCGTCGACCCCGAGCGGTTCGCCTGCGACGCCATGGTCATCGCCGACCTCGGCAACCTGCGCCCCGGCACCCCGACCCTGACCACCGGGCTGCGGGGCGCCGCCGAGGTGACGGTCGAGGTCCGCACGCTGGACGAGCCGCGCCACAGCGGCGAGTTCGGCGGCGCGGCGCCCGACGCGCTGCTCGCCCTGCTGAAGGTCCTGGCCACCCTGCACGACGTACACGGCGATGTGGCCGTCGAGGGCCTGCGGCGCGACCCCTGGACCGGAACCACGTATACCGAGGAGGAGTTCCGCTCCCTCGCGGGCGTACGCGAAGGGCTCCCCCTGATCGGGTCCGGATCGCTCGGTGAGCGGCTGTGGAGCGGGCCCGCGATCACGGTGATCGGCCTGGACGCGCCCGCCGTCGAACACGCGGCCTCGGCGGTGGTCCCCTATGCCCGGGCCAAGCTGAACCTGCGCTTCCACCCGCTCCAGGACCCGCGCGAGGCGCTGGGGAAGCTCGTCGACCACCTGCGCGCGCTCCGGCCCTTCGGCATCCCACTGACCGTCACCCCCGGCGACACCGGCCCCGGATACGAGGCGGCCACCGGCGGCCCCGCCTACCGCGCCGCGCTCACCGCGCTCAAGGAGGCGTGGGGCACGGAGGCCTCGTACGTCGCCACCGGCGGCTCGATCCCGCTGGTCAACGGCCTGGCCAGGGCCGCGCCGGGAGCCGAGGTGCTGCTGTTCGGAGCACAGGACAGTATGTGCAACCTGCACGCGCCCAATGAGCGTGTCCTCTTCTCGGAGCTGCGCAACACCGTCATCGCGATGGCCGCCTTCGTACGCGAATACGCAGAGGACTTCCCCGGCCGCGACGCGCGCGGCCGTAAGGGGGCCGGTCAGTGA